The Candidatus Nanopelagicus abundans genome includes a region encoding these proteins:
- a CDS encoding DoxX family protein yields the protein MSVTEIALIVGRVLFALLFVSSGINHFTQNSAMTGYAKYKKIPMAKISVYVSGLMLVLGGIYIALGFYADLGALLIAIFLIPTAFLMHAFWKESDAAAKSNERIAFFKDLSLAGAALIIFALLRGGADFGSNVGTLLFFS from the coding sequence ATGTCAGTTACTGAAATCGCATTAATCGTAGGTCGAGTGCTATTTGCTCTACTTTTCGTTAGCTCTGGTATTAATCACTTTACACAAAACTCTGCAATGACTGGCTATGCCAAGTATAAGAAAATTCCAATGGCAAAGATATCTGTTTACGTAAGCGGCTTGATGCTTGTTCTAGGCGGCATCTATATTGCACTGGGCTTCTATGCTGACTTAGGTGCACTTTTAATTGCAATCTTCTTGATTCCAACTGCATTTTTAATGCATGCTTTCTGGAAAGAAAGTGATGCAGCAGCTAAGTCAAATGAGAGAATTGCTTTTTTCAAGGATCTCTCCCTCGCTGGTGCTGCTTTGATTATCTTCGCTCTCCTTCGCGGTGGAGCAGATTTTGGAAGCAATGTAGGAACACTGCTTTTCTTTAGCTAA
- a CDS encoding sulfite exporter TauE/SafE family protein yields the protein MSATLIFTAIASGAFIGAVLGLIGAGGAMVSVPILLYLFDFSPLHATTAALAVVFLAALAGVGPKFKSKDVLIKEAVTIWALGLVTNIGLGLIVTKIPDLVILIGFSLVLIGAGYSMLRAPISVRPEKKMPIWALILLSLLIGCLTGLFGIGGGFLAIPVLVLFFHTPQNKAAGTSLLIIALNCLTALLAKYAIWSEINWRYPLIIAICALIIAWVSSRLAPKAPTVHLKRGFAFLLFAIAAFTIIKELFI from the coding sequence ATGAGCGCCACCTTAATATTCACCGCCATCGCATCTGGTGCATTTATAGGCGCAGTCTTGGGATTAATTGGAGCAGGTGGGGCGATGGTCTCAGTTCCAATCCTGCTCTACCTATTTGATTTCTCACCTCTTCATGCCACAACTGCAGCGCTAGCAGTTGTTTTTCTAGCAGCGCTAGCTGGAGTTGGTCCAAAGTTTAAAAGTAAAGATGTATTGATAAAAGAAGCTGTAACAATTTGGGCACTTGGCCTTGTTACAAATATTGGTCTAGGTTTGATAGTTACTAAAATACCTGACCTAGTAATTCTTATCGGATTTTCATTAGTGTTAATAGGAGCTGGCTACTCAATGCTTCGCGCTCCAATTAGTGTTAGGCCAGAAAAGAAGATGCCTATTTGGGCTTTAATACTTCTATCACTTCTAATTGGTTGCCTGACTGGATTATTTGGTATCGGCGGTGGTTTTCTAGCAATTCCGGTTTTAGTACTTTTCTTCCATACGCCTCAAAATAAAGCAGCTGGAACATCACTTCTAATCATTGCCTTAAATTGCTTAACCGCTTTATTAGCAAAGTATGCAATTTGGAGTGAGATTAACTGGCGCTATCCGCTGATAATTGCAATCTGTGCGCTCATAATCGCTTGGGTATCTTCACGCCTTGCCCCTAAAGCACCAACTGTTCATCTAAAACGAGGCTTTGCATTTTTATTATTCGCAATAGCAGCCTTTACTATTATCAAAGAGTTATTTATTTAA
- a CDS encoding aquaporin, whose amino-acid sequence MKTQRAIGMEFVGSLILALAIVGSGQMATNLTTDSGLRLFINALATGIGLAFVIRLGVKTSGSHFNPAVTLIMLSLKRIKPKLSLGYILAQITGGITGVAIANFIFDQSALAQSATLRSGSNLFVSEVLATAGLVWIILRFPKRDDLIAIYAPLWIFGGILFTSSTAFANPAITIARSFTTSITGIANESVLAFITAQLIGAVIGLAAALYITNPKLEANE is encoded by the coding sequence ATGAAGACACAACGGGCAATTGGTATGGAATTTGTTGGAAGTTTAATACTGGCATTAGCGATAGTTGGCTCAGGGCAGATGGCAACAAATCTGACCACAGACTCTGGCCTTAGATTATTTATAAATGCGTTGGCAACTGGAATTGGCCTGGCATTTGTAATCCGATTAGGTGTTAAAACTAGCGGATCTCACTTTAATCCAGCAGTAACTTTAATCATGCTGTCTCTGAAAAGAATTAAACCTAAGCTCTCACTTGGCTACATACTTGCCCAAATTACTGGTGGAATAACGGGAGTGGCGATTGCAAACTTTATTTTTGATCAATCAGCCCTAGCCCAGTCAGCTACATTGCGAAGTGGTTCAAACCTATTTGTTTCAGAGGTGCTGGCTACAGCAGGCTTGGTTTGGATAATTTTAAGATTTCCTAAGCGTGATGATTTAATCGCTATATATGCCCCACTATGGATATTTGGTGGGATTCTTTTCACTTCAAGTACTGCATTTGCAAATCCAGCAATTACTATCGCTCGTTCCTTTACAACATCAATAACTGGAATTGCTAACGAATCTGTTTTAGCTTTTATCACCGCCCAACTTATTGGTGCTGTGATTGGACTAGCAGCTGCGCTGTATATTACAAATCCAAAACTTGAGGCAAATGAATAA
- a CDS encoding arsenate reductase ArsC: protein MNKPSVLFVCVHNAGRSQMAAAFLTHLTLGKVEVRSAGSAPADSINPAVVEALKEVGIDISNEIPKVLTTSAVEQSDVVITMGCGDACPFFPGKRYLDWVLPDPAGQGVADVRPIRDQIKKLVEELIPTLFESN from the coding sequence ATGAATAAACCTTCAGTTCTTTTTGTCTGCGTGCATAATGCTGGCAGATCACAAATGGCGGCTGCATTCTTAACACATCTGACTCTAGGTAAGGTTGAAGTTAGATCAGCTGGCTCTGCTCCTGCTGACTCAATTAATCCTGCGGTAGTTGAGGCATTAAAAGAGGTTGGCATAGATATCTCAAATGAAATACCAAAAGTTCTTACAACCTCCGCAGTTGAACAATCAGATGTTGTGATAACCATGGGATGTGGGGATGCTTGTCCATTTTTTCCTGGTAAGCGATATTTAGATTGGGTACTACCTGATCCTGCTGGGCAAGGTGTGGCAGATGTTAGACCAATTCGAGACCAAATAAAAAAACTAGTTGAGGAATTAATTCCTACTTTATTTGAATCTAATTAA
- a CDS encoding rhodanese-like domain-containing protein gives MINLDASTFAEKITEKDVVLLDVRTFDEFSQSHIQEAINIDVQGDYFTADVSALDKSKSYAVYCRSGKRSVLASEVLDQIGVTNVYNLTGGIMEWIESGRGTVN, from the coding sequence ATGATAAATCTAGATGCATCAACTTTTGCGGAAAAAATAACGGAAAAAGATGTTGTCCTACTTGATGTTCGAACCTTTGATGAATTTAGCCAAAGTCATATCCAAGAGGCGATTAATATTGATGTTCAAGGTGATTATTTCACCGCTGATGTGAGTGCGCTGGATAAGTCAAAAAGTTATGCAGTTTACTGTAGGTCCGGTAAGAGATCAGTACTCGCATCTGAAGTATTGGATCAAATTGGTGTAACTAATGTTTACAACTTAACAGGTGGAATTATGGAGTGGATAGAGTCAGGTAGAGGTACTGTTAATTAG
- a CDS encoding alpha/beta fold hydrolase: MKLAIESFGTGEPLVLIHGMGSAATAWKPIIGDLKNKFKVVTVDLPGHGRTAFSPVQPMDPTSLAQLVMKNLNSLGIDKFHLVGNSLGGWICLEIAASNPEIVKSITALAPAGLWLTPFTSRYPGEVALRFMASGVEKVAPSALNYTWAKKMGFETVSPRWRELSYELCLDATTAMANSTGYFPAWDALLGKRFDKQITTSIPITIIFGDSDHTLPQKTCQERSLAPTHAKWVVLPQTGHVPMWDSPNEVLSEIMATTGVSK; encoded by the coding sequence ATGAAACTTGCAATAGAGTCCTTCGGAACGGGTGAGCCATTAGTGCTCATTCACGGTATGGGTTCTGCAGCCACAGCATGGAAGCCAATAATTGGTGATCTAAAGAATAAATTTAAGGTTGTTACCGTTGATTTACCAGGCCACGGCAGGACAGCTTTTTCGCCGGTTCAGCCGATGGATCCAACCTCACTAGCGCAACTTGTTATGAAGAATTTAAATAGTTTAGGAATAGATAAATTTCATCTAGTTGGTAATTCACTTGGTGGTTGGATTTGCCTTGAGATAGCAGCAAGTAATCCAGAAATTGTTAAAAGCATCACCGCACTTGCCCCAGCTGGATTATGGCTAACACCTTTCACATCAAGATATCCAGGTGAGGTGGCACTTCGCTTTATGGCAAGTGGAGTAGAAAAGGTTGCACCATCTGCCTTAAATTATACTTGGGCAAAAAAAATGGGATTTGAAACAGTCTCACCTCGTTGGCGCGAGTTAAGTTATGAACTCTGCCTTGATGCTACAACTGCGATGGCAAATTCAACTGGATACTTTCCAGCCTGGGATGCACTCCTTGGAAAAAGATTTGATAAACAAATTACAACTTCGATTCCGATTACAATAATTTTTGGCGATAGTGATCACACACTTCCCCAAAAAACCTGTCAAGAACGATCATTAGCTCCTACTCATGCAAAGTGGGTTGTGTTACCACAAACCGGTCATGTGCCTATGTGGGATAGCCCAAATGAGGTTTTATCTGAAATTATGGCAACTACTGGAGTAAGCAAATGA
- a CDS encoding spheroidene monooxygenase: MITVIYFWQIKKVLLPVAILFMAIHKFVIKRLPGVSFVKLLGTGKGESFTPKDADPYRWGALVTIQKDNLDNLDKSKVIRGWQRIAKKEYRAILKPISVHGLWSGKQPFEVEKFDWNGKIAAITRARIVWRKNLIFWRAVPPVTISLHQSPGLINAIGIGEAPIGLQGTFSLWESAAQLRDFAYKGQAHTQAIKATEENKWYSEELFSRFAVVQERGGLK, translated from the coding sequence ATGATCACTGTTATATATTTTTGGCAGATTAAAAAAGTATTACTACCAGTTGCAATACTTTTCATGGCTATTCATAAATTTGTAATTAAGAGATTACCTGGTGTTTCATTTGTAAAACTACTAGGAACTGGAAAAGGTGAGAGTTTTACACCAAAGGACGCTGACCCATATCGCTGGGGTGCTTTAGTTACAATCCAAAAAGATAACTTAGATAATCTAGATAAATCTAAAGTAATAAGAGGTTGGCAAAGAATCGCAAAAAAAGAGTATCGAGCAATTTTAAAACCTATCTCTGTGCATGGCTTATGGTCGGGTAAACAACCATTTGAGGTTGAAAAATTTGATTGGAATGGAAAAATTGCCGCGATCACGCGAGCACGGATTGTTTGGCGAAAAAACTTAATTTTTTGGCGAGCTGTGCCGCCAGTAACAATTAGTCTGCATCAATCCCCTGGCTTAATAAATGCAATTGGAATTGGAGAAGCACCTATCGGGCTACAGGGGACATTTTCTTTGTGGGAAAGCGCTGCTCAGCTGAGAGATTTTGCCTATAAGGGTCAGGCTCACACCCAGGCAATAAAAGCGACGGAAGAGAATAAGTGGTACTCAGAGGAGCTATTTTCTCGATTTGCAGTTGTGCAAGAGCGAGGCGGGCTTAAGTAA
- a CDS encoding carotenoid biosynthesis protein, with the protein MSLRQFYPKRNSRHQVSSWKMAILYITIAIAILLQISYPLIDGESLRIVTIATVYWAAAAMCIHAVLAYGIKYASIFVSTTFAYALIVEQIGSKTGWPFGNYEYSGTLGYQIYGVPLVVPFAWVMIAHPLLIAARKITKNWVFLYGGLAMMAWDLFLDPQMVASERWQWDFSGSHVPFQPEIPLSNMFGWLLTGMGLMAILNKFLQVDRRKTKTSTLVPDLFLFWTLFSGIVGNIFFFDRPGVALFGGVVFGLVLIPYVFVLRFGPPAND; encoded by the coding sequence ATGTCGTTGCGCCAGTTTTATCCAAAACGAAATAGTCGTCACCAAGTTTCATCATGGAAAATGGCAATACTCTATATAACAATTGCAATTGCTATTTTACTTCAAATTTCTTATCCATTAATTGACGGTGAATCCCTAAGAATTGTCACAATTGCAACTGTCTACTGGGCTGCCGCTGCGATGTGCATACACGCTGTACTCGCATATGGAATTAAATACGCATCAATTTTTGTATCTACAACATTTGCATATGCATTAATTGTTGAGCAGATTGGCAGTAAAACAGGGTGGCCGTTTGGAAATTATGAATACTCTGGCACTTTAGGTTATCAAATATATGGAGTACCACTAGTGGTTCCATTCGCATGGGTAATGATCGCTCACCCATTACTGATTGCTGCCCGAAAGATAACTAAAAATTGGGTATTTCTTTATGGCGGCTTAGCGATGATGGCTTGGGACCTATTTCTAGATCCACAAATGGTTGCATCTGAAAGATGGCAATGGGATTTTTCTGGCTCACATGTACCATTCCAACCGGAAATCCCACTATCAAATATGTTTGGGTGGCTTCTAACTGGCATGGGTTTGATGGCAATTTTAAATAAGTTTTTACAAGTAGATCGACGAAAGACTAAAACCTCTACCTTAGTGCCAGATTTATTTCTTTTTTGGACTTTATTTTCTGGAATAGTTGGAAATATTTTCTTTTTTGATAGACCAGGAGTTGCGCTATTTGGTGGTGTGGTATTTGGATTAGTTCTAATTCCTTATGTGTTTGTTTTACGTTTTGGTCCACCAGCTAACGATTAA
- a CDS encoding glycosyltransferase, whose product MEISLALSCLALALVILNSLTIRVVRNQPKKVSESVSILIPMRNEEKNVANCVNSLISQTGLEDFEILVLDDCSTDQTMKELSRFSDIKLLSGKSLPDGWLGKLWALEQLVAASDGKYLVFIDADVRLTEHAVASAIKQMRDWDFISAYPKQITSGFIQRLFQPLLQWSWLASVPLKISEKFSIKSMAVANGQFFIIKRDAYLKSGGFEVIKFEVLDDLMMAKQLLKSGFKGGVAEASNVATCQMYDSPMQLIKGYQKSLWRAFGSPLGSIMAVVLLFVTGVLPFISTLFGSEIGLISFGLIFLGRIISSVRTNTPPNTALLHPIAILFLIGLIAYSWFGKLTKTLTWRDRPVI is encoded by the coding sequence ATGGAAATATCTCTGGCATTATCATGCCTAGCATTAGCACTTGTAATTCTAAATAGCCTAACAATTAGAGTTGTCAGAAATCAGCCTAAAAAAGTCAGTGAATCTGTATCAATTCTAATCCCAATGCGCAATGAAGAAAAAAATGTAGCTAATTGTGTTAACTCACTCATCTCACAAACTGGCCTAGAGGATTTTGAAATATTAGTGCTAGATGACTGTTCAACAGATCAAACTATGAAGGAATTATCTAGGTTTTCAGATATTAAGCTGTTAAGTGGTAAATCACTACCCGATGGATGGCTAGGCAAATTATGGGCATTAGAACAATTAGTAGCTGCAAGTGATGGTAAATATTTAGTCTTCATTGATGCTGATGTAAGACTTACTGAACATGCAGTTGCTTCAGCAATTAAGCAAATGCGGGATTGGGATTTTATTTCTGCTTATCCTAAACAGATAACAAGTGGATTTATACAAAGGTTATTTCAGCCACTTCTTCAATGGTCTTGGCTAGCTTCTGTACCGTTAAAAATTAGCGAAAAATTTTCGATCAAATCGATGGCGGTAGCAAATGGTCAATTCTTTATTATAAAAAGAGATGCTTACCTTAAATCAGGTGGCTTTGAAGTTATAAAGTTTGAGGTACTAGATGATTTAATGATGGCTAAACAGTTACTTAAGTCTGGCTTTAAAGGTGGGGTTGCTGAAGCAAGCAATGTAGCAACTTGCCAAATGTATGACTCACCTATGCAACTGATTAAAGGTTATCAAAAATCACTTTGGCGAGCATTTGGTTCACCTCTGGGAAGTATCATGGCTGTAGTGCTTCTATTTGTAACTGGAGTTCTCCCCTTTATTTCTACCTTATTTGGCTCAGAGATTGGGCTAATATCATTTGGCTTAATATTTCTTGGCAGAATTATTTCTTCAGTTAGAACAAATACTCCACCGAATACAGCTCTTCTGCATCCAATCGCAATATTATTTTTAATTGGCTTAATCGCCTATTCATGGTTTGGTAAACTTACAAAAACTTTAACTTGGCGAGATCGGCCGGTCATATAA
- a CDS encoding phytoene desaturase family protein — protein MANTVVIGAGIGGMSAAARLAKAGHEVTIYENSDRSGGKCRTEWFGDYAFDTGPSLLTLPAVYRDLFLKTGKRIEHVLNIKPVDPAFNYHFSDGSSVLFPNLSNPNTYNEIEKSYGLVASNQWKELIDRAERMWEVSREPFIESELNSIFSLLKRKNLLRDIKEIAPFTSLRKLSEKLKLDPHLQMIVDRYATYTGSDPRSAPAVLLTIAFVESTFGAWHIEGGVGQLSTALEQRCSDLGVNFKFNTLVSQILVNNNQATGIKTSDGKEFKADLVVANSDAEYIYNKLLANNVNAARSERRKLKFATKSLSGFSLLLGLDNSKGKAVPIDHHNVYFPNNYDAEFDDVFTKQIPVQDPTIYICAPKDPHMTKGENKEAWFVLVNAPRHQVDGGWDWRQGGAEYAQKIIQKLDDLGLNVSPRLDFMKYRTPADLENYAMAPGGSIYGSSSNSAASAFLRTKNRSKIKGLFCVGGSSHPGGGLPLVGISAEIVANAIGKA, from the coding sequence ATGGCAAATACTGTAGTAATTGGTGCAGGCATAGGTGGAATGAGTGCGGCAGCGCGACTTGCTAAAGCCGGACATGAAGTCACAATTTATGAAAATAGTGATCGCTCCGGTGGTAAGTGTAGAACTGAATGGTTTGGTGACTATGCATTTGATACTGGTCCATCACTATTAACACTCCCAGCTGTCTACCGTGACTTATTTCTTAAAACTGGTAAACGTATAGAGCATGTTTTAAATATCAAGCCAGTTGATCCTGCATTTAATTATCATTTTTCAGATGGGAGTTCAGTCTTATTCCCAAATCTATCGAACCCAAATACTTATAATGAAATTGAAAAATCATATGGCCTAGTAGCCAGTAATCAATGGAAAGAGTTAATAGATAGAGCAGAGCGAATGTGGGAGGTATCTCGTGAACCTTTTATCGAATCAGAACTAAACTCAATTTTCTCACTTTTAAAACGGAAAAACTTACTCCGTGATATTAAAGAGATTGCTCCATTTACCTCTCTTCGTAAATTAAGTGAGAAACTAAAACTAGATCCTCATCTACAAATGATCGTAGATCGCTATGCCACCTATACGGGCAGTGATCCACGAAGTGCACCCGCAGTACTGCTTACTATTGCATTTGTAGAAAGCACATTTGGTGCCTGGCATATTGAAGGTGGGGTCGGCCAACTCTCTACAGCACTAGAGCAGCGTTGTTCGGATTTGGGAGTTAATTTTAAGTTTAATACTTTAGTCTCACAGATATTAGTAAATAATAATCAGGCTACTGGGATTAAAACTAGTGATGGAAAAGAGTTTAAAGCCGATTTAGTGGTTGCTAACTCTGATGCTGAATATATTTACAATAAATTGCTAGCTAATAACGTTAATGCAGCACGAAGTGAAAGGCGAAAGCTCAAATTCGCTACTAAATCTCTATCTGGATTTTCGCTTCTACTTGGCCTAGATAATTCAAAGGGGAAAGCTGTTCCAATCGATCATCATAATGTTTATTTCCCAAATAATTACGATGCTGAATTTGATGATGTTTTTACAAAGCAAATACCAGTTCAGGATCCAACAATTTATATATGTGCACCAAAAGATCCCCATATGACTAAAGGAGAAAATAAAGAGGCATGGTTTGTACTAGTTAACGCACCTCGCCATCAAGTAGATGGTGGCTGGGATTGGCGTCAAGGTGGGGCTGAGTATGCACAAAAGATTATTCAAAAGTTAGATGACCTTGGTTTAAATGTCTCCCCTAGATTAGATTTTATGAAATACAGAACTCCTGCTGATCTGGAAAATTATGCAATGGCTCCAGGTGGTTCTATATATGGCAGTTCTAGTAACTCAGCAGCCTCTGCCTTTTTGCGCACAAAGAATCGATCAAAAATTAAAGGATTGTTCTGTGTTGGTGGTTCATCACACCCAGGTGGTGGCTTACCACTAGTTGGAATAAGTGCTGAAATAGTTGCGAATGCGATTGGTAAAGCTTAA